CTCGACTTGCATGTATTAGGCACGCCGCCAGCGTTCGTCCTGAGCCAGGATCAAACTCTCCATAATAGTTTGTTTGATTGCTCATTTTCCATCTTTTTTTGAAAGGTGTATGGAACCTTTTTTCTAGAGTGTTAACTCTAGGAATTACGATTGACTCGCTTGGCGTTTCGTTTAGTTTTCAAAGAACAATTTTTAACGACTTAAATATCTTACCATCCACAAAAGTTAAAGTCAATAACTTTTTTAAAAGGTTTTTTCCACCTCTTTTTTTGGGACAGGTATTAATTTACCACATATAAAAAATGAAATCAATTAGTATTTTTATCCAATAAAAATACTCACCAACTGGCGAGCGTAAGGGTGTTAGTAAATATAGTTGTATTTTCTCTATAATATAGTGAAGCAGTAACAGGATTCTTACATAATGAAAAATTTAATAGCAATCAATGCTCCTATTCCAGGTAACCCTAATATACCGGAAACCGCAGCAGTAATTATATTTATTGGAATATGGATATCAAATGGTACTCCAAATACATTTACGAAAAATAAAAATAAAGCTCCTATTACTACCTTCACCAGACCTTGTCCTATAAAATGCAATGGCTTAAATGAAGTTCCTATACTTAAAAATAAGAAAATCGCCCCTGTGATAAACGCAATAATCATTATCGGTGTCAAAAACTTCCCCTCCCTACTACTTGTCTACCTATAACAATTACTATGCTAGAAAATAAAAAAAAGAACAGAGAATTATAAAAGTTTCTCTGTTCTAATCTTTCTTACTTTTAATTGTTTTATATAGAAGAAATACTTAGCTTCTAAAATTTTATATTCCATCAAGATACTCTGAGAAGGTTCTATGCTTTGTTCTAAGATTCGTTTCTTTTGGTAATATTCTTTTTTTATCTCACTAACAGTTTCAATTAACTGATTATCGTATTGTTTCTTTAACTTATTACGTCTAAAGAACAACCAAATCTCCTCCTTAAAGCTCCCTGCGCCCTTCTAAAGCTCTTGAAAGAGTTACTTCATCAGCATATTCTAAATCTCCACCTACCGGTAGCCCATGTGCTATTCTTGTAATTCTAATTCCACTCGGCTTTACTAGGCGTGATATATACATAGCAGTAGCTTCTCCCTCAATATTTGGATTGGTAGCTAATATAATCTCTTTTACTTGATCATCTTGCAAACGTTTAATTAAGTCTGCAATATTAATGTCTTCTGGACCAATACCATCCATTGGTGAAATTGCTCCATGTAAGACATGGTACTTTCCGCGAAATTCTTTCATTTTTTCCATTGCTATAACATCTTTTGGATCTTGGACGACACATATTAACGATTCATCCCTATGTTTATCCATACAAATTGAGCATGGATCTTGGTCCGTTATGTTGCCACAAATAGAACAATGCGTTAAATTACGCTTTGCATTAACTAATGCCTTAGCAAAGTCTAAAACATCATCCTCTTTCATACTTAAAACATAAAATGCGAGACGGACTGCAGTTTTCGGCCCTATTCCCGGAAGTTTCATAAAGCTATCTATTAGTTTGGCTATCGGCTCTGGATATTGCATGACCGTCTTCCTCCTTTAAATTACAACAAGAAAAAATCCCTCTATAAAAGAGGGAGGGTGATTAGAATAAACCAGGCATATTCATCCCTTGAGTAAATTTACCCATGCTTGCGTTTACCATTTCATCAACTTGTTTCAGCGCTTCATTTGTCGCAGCTAATACTAAGTCTTGTAGCATTTCTACATCTTCAGGATCTACTACATCTTCTTTAATTATAACTTCCATAATTTCTTTATGGCCATTTGCAATAACTGTTACCATTCCGCCACCAGCTGTAGCCTCAACAGTTTTATCTTTTAACTCTTCTTGAGCTTTAGCCATTTCTTTTTGCATTTTTTGCATTTTTTTCATCATGTTACCCATATTTCCCATGCCACCACGCACGATCATCACATCCTTAAATGTTTCGTCTATTCTCATTATACGAAATGTTATTCTGTAATTTCAATTAATTCTTTCCCAACAAGCTTTGTTGCTTCTTCAATTAGAGGATCGCTTTCCTCTTCTTTTTTAACTCCATCTGTTCCTTGAGATCGGATAAATTCTTCTTTAACTTTATTCCAATCTTCTTCTAATATACTAATCATCTCTAAATGCTGACCTAATACTGCAGCACTTGCTTTTTCCGTTAAACTTTTCACATTTTCTTTTGCTGACATCTCAGCGTGAATCGTGTGAGGGAAGGCAATAATAAATGTATTATTTGAGCACAAAACTGGTTTTCCTTCTTTTACCCAAGCGTGAGAAGATACTTGTTCAGAGTTAATACGTTCTAATATCTCACCCCACTGCGATTGAATGCGCTGTAAATCTTGTTTTGTCGCATTTCGTAATACTTCATTTATTTTCGTTCTAGAAACTTGTAGTTTTTTCCCTCCGCTGCTTACTCTTCGTTCTTTTGGTTGCGGCTTTTGTTTTGGTTCTTCTTGAATGATACGTGATTCTTTTAACTTAGCTAATTCGCTTTCTAGTGCCCCAACTTTACTTATTAATTCTTGTACTTCCTTTATTCCAGCACCAGAATTGTTCAGGTCAGCTTTACCACCACTGCTGATTGTTACTACTGCAAGCTCTAAATATATCTTAGTATGATTAGTAAAACGCATTTGCTGTTGGTGTTTATTTAATTCATCTATCGCATGATAGAGCCACGGTGCATCAATTTGTTCTGATAATGAAATGAAAGCTTCATCCACATTTGCTCTTTCGAGGCCATCTTGGAAGCTTGGTGCAGTTTTATATAATAAAATATCACGGAAATAGTAAATTAAATCTTCTATAAAACGTACTGGATCTTTTCCTTCACTAAGCATTTCATCAACGTTCGTTAATGCCTCTGCAGCGTTATTCTCTAAAAGCGACTTTGTAATATTTTCAAGTATTGTTTGTGAAACCGCTCCCGTTACAGCTAATGCCGCTTCATCACTGATAACGTCTTCACTATAGGAGACAGCTTGGTCAAGGAGACTTAAGGCATCACGCATACCACCATCAGC
This genomic interval from Lottiidibacillus patelloidae contains the following:
- a CDS encoding pro-sigmaK processing inhibitor BofA family protein, with the protein product MTPIMIIAFITGAIFLFLSIGTSFKPLHFIGQGLVKVVIGALFLFFVNVFGVPFDIHIPINIITAAVSGILGLPGIGALIAIKFFIM
- a CDS encoding YaaL family protein; its protein translation is MFFRRNKLKKQYDNQLIETVSEIKKEYYQKKRILEQSIEPSQSILMEYKILEAKYFFYIKQLKVRKIRTEKLL
- the recR gene encoding recombination mediator RecR, with translation MQYPEPIAKLIDSFMKLPGIGPKTAVRLAFYVLSMKEDDVLDFAKALVNAKRNLTHCSICGNITDQDPCSICMDKHRDESLICVVQDPKDVIAMEKMKEFRGKYHVLHGAISPMDGIGPEDINIADLIKRLQDDQVKEIILATNPNIEGEATAMYISRLVKPSGIRITRIAHGLPVGGDLEYADEVTLSRALEGRREL
- a CDS encoding YbaB/EbfC family nucleoid-associated protein, which encodes MRGGMGNMGNMMKKMQKMQKEMAKAQEELKDKTVEATAGGGMVTVIANGHKEIMEVIIKEDVVDPEDVEMLQDLVLAATNEALKQVDEMVNASMGKFTQGMNMPGLF
- the dnaX gene encoding DNA polymerase III subunit gamma/tau, which gives rise to MSYQALYRVWRPQSFEDVVGQEHITKTLQNALLKNKVSHAYLFSGPRGTGKTSAAKIIAKAVNCKQAPTAEPCNECEACIGITNGSISDVIEIDAASNNGVDEIRDIRDNVKFAPSVVTYKVYIVDEVHMLSTSAFNALLKTLEEPPAHVIFILATTEPHKIPLTIISRCQRFDFKRITSDAIVGRMKKITNAQQINVEDSALKIIARKADGGMRDALSLLDQAVSYSEDVISDEAALAVTGAVSQTILENITKSLLENNAAEALTNVDEMLSEGKDPVRFIEDLIYYFRDILLYKTAPSFQDGLERANVDEAFISLSEQIDAPWLYHAIDELNKHQQQMRFTNHTKIYLELAVVTISSGGKADLNNSGAGIKEVQELISKVGALESELAKLKESRIIQEEPKQKPQPKERRVSSGGKKLQVSRTKINEVLRNATKQDLQRIQSQWGEILERINSEQVSSHAWVKEGKPVLCSNNTFIIAFPHTIHAEMSAKENVKSLTEKASAAVLGQHLEMISILEEDWNKVKEEFIRSQGTDGVKKEEESDPLIEEATKLVGKELIEITE